CGTATTTATAAGCAAAATACGTCTCCTATAATTGAAAGCTACGGAACTACTTCTGGCGGTTTCATCAAATCGTTTTCGGAAAGGAAACCTATTTGGTACTGCTTCCTTAAACCGGTGATTGCTCGTGGTTTTGTTGTTAAGAAAAGTAAATATCAATCTAGGAGGTTGATGGGTCGGCACCTGTGGTCTAGTCTAGTGGTTGAATAGTACCCTGCCACGGTACAGACCGGGTTCGAACTGCAAACATGCTTTCCACGGACTCCTTTAGTAGAGACTCCTGTTCGGTTCGGACCATCAATACTACTCTTCAGGTCAggaaaaccatcgaaaaggattCCTTCATGCCTCCAAGGAAAAGGTTAAAGGTTCGTTGTCCTCCACATAGTCCAGGAAAACCATCAAGTTGTGATCCTGATAACACACCAGATGTACCAAACCTTAAGCTAGGAAAATCAGAAGGAGAAGAGGAGCCACCTTtgaaggaagatgatgatgttctGGATCAGGAACATATTGAAGACGAGGCTAGCATATATATAAATCAGTTGGTATTGACAAAATCTTAAGTTCGCCAGCTGCCTTAAGTTGAGTTTACTTGGGTATTAAGTTGGTTTTTccgcatcaatttttttttatattttttagttTTCTGCAACACAAGTTAACGTGCGCATCAACAAATCCAAGAAATAAAGTTTCAGTTAGAAACTGCATGTACTTATGTATATTTTAGTACTCAATCCGGTGGTTTCATATAATTAATTGTTGAAAAACAGTGTTATGTATGATCATTAGGGCTTGCGGCACGggatgtctttttctctaattcgACATTGTTTGCGTTcggcttattttattttttccatgGAAAATAGATTTGATATTCAAAATGATTTCGGCCAGGAAAATGATTagttatctttttgtttttcttaagcATGTTATTTCTATTTAGTATTCAGCCAGAGTAACAATGTCATCCCAAcatgaaaattaaaaataaaataaaataaaatagatattatCTCTTTTACTATTTCATCCAACCGTAATTTTAaatttgaaagaaaatattttctttaacaaTAAATATGCCTAACCTGCCAACCCAATTCTATGACGTTTATGAACTCATGGGTTCCAAAATTACTGATAACTAAGTCTCTACGGCATGAAGCAAAGACCCATAATATTTTCCCTACTATAGACTATTCTTTTTGTGCAAATGTGAGAATTTTATAAAATTGGAGAACTCTTGGATATTGGAAGACTGAGATATACATGTGTGAGATGAAAAATAAACTTCTAAAATTCCTCAATCTTATTGATAACATAAAATGATagcacaaaattgaacaaattcaTGGATAAATTTTTCTTACATTAACTATGCTAAGTAGTGCGTGAGTGGCGTTCTCACACTTAGTGTTACTCAAGTAGttttgaacactgaagaacatATATAGTCATATTGATGTTTGTGTCGATATAAATTCAACTACCTTTTGAAGAAATATCATTTGTTTCGGAGAAAAATCCGACACAAACTTCTATCACCTTCAATTTGTAGAAAATACAAAAGGTTTAACCAGCCTTGAGATTAAACAATTACCCCAATATTGGTCAAATAATGTCTACAAATTCGGGATCATTATAGAGTTCCATTGGGTAAAAAGAAGAGAATAACACCAGTGTTACAAAGAGAACACCTTATATGTATCAAATTTAAAAAATCatcaacttaatacaaaaacatAGAAGAACCCAAGTTGAACCAATACTTGCATAAAACAACACTTATAAGAGAATTTCATAATATGAAAATACCTTCAAAAATCGCCATTAAAGTTTTAAAAGCATGCCTTATCAAGAATTACGATAGGACGAAATCACCAAATTAATGTGTGGAAAGTTTATTGGATATGTAGAAGTTCAGAGAAGTCTATAGTGGTAGTGATGTCGCTCCATCTAACTGTTGTTCGactgattattttattttttttgagaaggtTTCGGTTTTCCTTGGAGAAACCGAGAGGGAGCTTTTCATTGTAATCATTCCAGCAAAATTGAAGCTTCTTATTCAGGAAGATAGTCATTCCAATTTTTTTAGGCGAAGCCAGCTTGATCACAAGAACCACAAGTGGAAGAAGAATATGCGTGATCAAAATATAACTAAAGCAAGGACTAACCATTACTTCGTCACAAGTATAGACAAATCCCAAAATATTCAATGGGAGCAGTATGAATCTCTACCACGAACAAGCAATACAACTATCCGGCTAATCCTATACCTGCAAGGAGTGAATTACAACCAATCCAGTGATCCAAAAAAGACGAAGGAAGAAATCAATTCGCTTCAAGATAAAAATTCAGCAGCTAGCAACAAACAGTGAGGGAAATTCAGTTCGTGGTTCATAAAAGCTCGTAAAATTAACCAAGCCTAATTCCTCAGCAAGCATAGAATTTTACGTAAACCCAATTATGACTTTCAATGAATTCAGCGaagtatcatcatcatcaaacaaCTAGTCTAAAGCGAAGTTCAATTAACTTTAACAGCTCACCTCGTCAACCAGCCATTTCAGCAGGTAAAATCATCTCATAGATAGAACTCATTTCATCATGgtaacatcatcttcatcatctcatAGATCGAACCCATCTCTGATTCAACAAAAATCTAGAAACCTAATTTTCTTATTCTCGATATCATCATCTCTGACAATTAAATCTGAATCAAACCCTAGTTTCTGTTTCACTGATCTTGTAGCTTGATGGTAATTCTAATCCAGTACAACTTATCTATTGAATTTGACTAGAACCCTAACTGTAATTCATCACCAAAAATCAATCCTACcataaaacctaaaaatgaaGTCGATCtctacgatgaaaaagaagaagaaaaaagaaataacacaatttCAGAAAATATGGGTTTAGGACtaatttttttctccaaaaatGGATGCGTGCCTGGAGGTTTTTGGGCGTGGATTTTTCAGtggaaaaaatctgaaaaatgggtctCACCGTAGTTTTCCCATCATAAAGACGTGCTTTGATAGGCAGCACTCTGGGAAACAAGTTCAAGTTCAGTCTCACAAATATGCTTCATGTCACCATAGAGTGAACCATGTATCCTGGACCCAGGCCCGTAAGGCCATAACCCATATGTTGTAGGATCGAACCCATACTTGTTATTTTTTTATTCTGTTTTATTACTCCGACGAAATTCATCAGTTTCCCCCATCCCCTATAAAACTCacggaaaaacaaacaaaatacttGTAGAAGAAGCTCTTCATGGTGCATTCAACTTTAACGATGTCTTGTATGTCAAGCCTACCAGAAGAGATTCAGGTAGATATGTTTCTCAAGTTACCATTAAAGTCCATTAGAATTCTAGGTGTGTATGTAAGGTATGGTGTTCTCAGTTCTCTAACCCTAAGTTTAATACGGTGCACCTTAATAATACTATTAACCCTAAATTCATAGTACACAAAAAGGATTCATGGAGATCTATGATTTACTCAGTGGATGATGCTGCGATTAATTCATCAGCAGCATCCGTATTATCACCCAAAGTTGTATATTCTGAAGCTTTTCGGAGGGTTTTTCCGTTTGCACATAACAAACAACTTAGAAATAGTTATATGGAAATTATAGGTTCATGTAATGGCTTCGTTTGTTTAAGTATCTGTTATAGTAGGTTTTGGGGTGAGAATGAAAACACAATTTGTGTATGGAACCCATCAACAGGAGAATATAAAGCGATACCTCCAGCAAGATTATTAAATCACAAAACTGATCAGATTGGATTCTGTTACGATAGTAACATTCACGATTACAAGGTGGTAAAGGTAAGAGATCGTAAGATACATGGATTTGATTCAGTTGATGTCTATGCATTAAAATCAAATTCATGGACAAGTGTTCATCAACAAAACTCTTACTTGTTTCCTATTGAAGAAAGAGGTTCCGGTTTTCTTTTTAATGGAGCTCTTCACCGGAAAGGTTTTAGAATAACCCTCAACCGAGTTATTGTCTACTTTGATATTAACAATAAGAAACTTGCGGATTTTCCATTTCCAAAACTAGATTTTCCACTAAAGAAGATTGAGAGAGAACAATCAGGTGCCCTGTACGATAACCTTGATACAAGTGTGGGAATATTAGGAGGTCTCCTTTGTTTGGCTATCGATGTCGGCAAGTCCCGCACTGATATATGGGTAATGCAGGATTATGGAGTGAATGACTCTTCGACTAAACTATTCAGTACTCTTATTTATTGTTCTTTCATGCGTCCAAGTTTGCATCTTGACAATGGTGAGATTTTGATGGATACAAAAGTTGGTTTAGTTATGTTTGACAAAAAGTATGAAAGGTGGAGAGATCTAAAAGTTAATACCGAAAGTGTACATGCACTGTTATTATGGGATTCCTCCGATGCGGAATGAACTGCAGAACAATGTGGGTAGTTAATTAGTTTCACTTGATTCAGGTAAGAATCCTATGTTATGCACATTtagtaatttattttgattttgtgtgtATTACACAAGAGGAGGCTATCTTTGTCGTTCCTCATTAATTGCAGTATATGTTTTTTTATATCTGAATATCTAATTATTAGTTCCTTGCTGAAATAGCAATTGCTGGATGCTGTCACTCAAGTTTATTGAAATAGCAATTACTCTTCTTAAAACTTCTTACTTTTGAGATGGTTACTTGAACACTCTCAAGGTCTCGGGGCTTGGCAGGAGGATGGGGCTTGGAATATGTTTGGgaattttacttttatatttgtttCTTCGGGTTCCACTTTAGCAATCTCATGACTACTCGCTTTAGatttaagaaactgaaatttgagTAGTTTAAATCCAATCCTCCAACATTGTAGAAGTATACAACTCTCTTTTCATTGTTACCCGCCATTGCAGGTGGAACCAAACAACGGTGCATGCCATGGTTACTGTGTCCCAATACCTACCTATGTTTGTACTTTTATTCGTAATTTGCACACTAAATTCTACCTTGGAGTCTTCTAAAGAATGATTTTCCTTAGAGACATCCAGAGAAGGATTTTCCTGAAACTATACTTGTTTAGGACCGTGATTGCATGTGCAGTTGGCACTCCTTATCACGAtggtctcttcttcttcatcttcttcgacgaTCTTTCCATCAGAGTATCCTGATACACCACCGCTCGTTTACTACCATGCACATAATCTGCGGATAAATCCAAACTTGTACAATTGTGGGTGTGTTTGCTTCATTTTTCTGAACACATGGAGTCGGAGCAGGGATGAGAGCTCTGGTGCTGAATTGAAATCTTCAATGAGCCTGGATATGAACTCTGGACTGGCATTGTTGAAGCTGAGAAGACTTCCCAGGAATACAATGAGGGAATACTTATTCGATCATGCAGGACAATATTGCGGTACACGCTTAAGAATTTCCCAAAGCATTTTGAGGATTATGTACTGGGGCATTTCTGCCTTCGACCACACCTATTTTGGTGGCTTGTAAAACATACATTGCAGGTGCTGATCAGGTCGATCGGTTGTGTTTTTGAAGGAGTGAAGGATGTAAATGAGGGTCAAAGAGAGGCTCAATTGAAGTATTGAACGTCAGAAACGAAGTGGCAGGAACTTGTCCAAATATACAAAAAGGCCTAGGAATTGTGGGCAGTGCATCAGTAGTTTAGCTGAAGCCAAATAACACTAACAAGTAGTTTAGCTGAAGTCAAATAACACTAACATTTTTAAGAATGATTTCTGCAAGCCAATTCAAGATCAAGTTGCGGAAGCTGAATGTCAACCCATATAGTGCAGAACGTCAGGGACAAGCTATAAGGAAAGAGAAGAGAGAGATATGTTTACGTCACCGGAAGAAACTAAAGTTTACGAGTTTGATAAAaagacgctagaaacagggattgaacctgtgaccttgtggttaacagccacacgctctaaccagctgagctattccagctttgttgtacatTGATTTATATAACAGGTATCTCGATCTGGTTTTGGCAAGATCTTGATATGGTTCACTCACCCATTCACAATCTTGTGATCTTGTCATCACTTAAATTAATTGTGAGAAGTGGTAAAATCTTACACTTTGAAGTGCCTCAGAGAGTTGGATCATGCGTGTCTATGGATAGGTAATGTTAACCAGCCACTCGATCGTCTTGTTTTGGCGCCTATGTAATTTCAATAAAAGTTAACATATTGTAACTATTTCTCATCTGGCCTGAAATTAATAGTTAAATCTCCAAGTGATTAGGTACACCGTACTTCCAAATTAATGCCTCACAAGCATGACATGAGTCCTAAAAACTTCATGTAACATAAAATTGGAATGTTCAATTTTGCAAAGGATTTTCGTGCGTAGGTGTCTTATCTATATGAGTGAGTTAGCAATCCCTATTCCTGGAAGCAATTTCTTGCAAAAGCATATGATATTCGATTACTTTTTCAGGGGAAAAAAGTGTATGATATTAGCGTAGTGAATTTAGTAAAAAAATGTAATGACAAAACTTGGTTGGTGATGGAATCTTCGAAATGTTGGAGGAAACTAATCAAGATATAGATCCATCGAATGCGTTATCTAGTTAGGGATAAAAGGAAGGCCGGACGTTGTAAGACATTGATTTGTTTTTCATATTCTGAAGGTGATGTACAAACTTATTTGTTTGCATAGTCTATAAACTCGGGGGAGACGGAGAATGGAACAGTGTAGTAGTTTAGTCGAGCTAACGACCAGCCAGATGGAGAGATTAGAATGGTGTATGATAGAAGATACTCTACCTTGTTTACGGTCACAGGATATTATCCTTAATTGATCAACATCTTAATAATATATATGGCCATTATCTCTCCAAAGAGGGTAAGGCATTATATCAAAAACTCCAATATGGTATCGACCTAATAGccgatcctcttcttcttcttcaccttcttcaccAAAACCAACAATGGCAGGAGATAAAAAAGACAGTCCATCCGGCGTTTGCTatcaacaacatcaaaaccctaatcccTATCATCCTAGACATCAAACAGGATGAATACTCATCTTGGGTTTTTCTGTTTGAACTCCATCTTCAGGCTCATCGCCTTCTTTTTCTCATCAATGGagacaaccccccccccccccccccccccccccccatatgTTGACGCCGACACCGTGCTCCAACTCGACGCTCTCTGTCGTCAAcggatgttctccaccatggccaAGGATTTAATGCTCACCGTCCTAAAATCTGGCAAAACTGCTAAAGAGCTTTGGGATCATCTCAAGAAACTCTTTCAAGACAACAAAGGTAACCGCGCTGCGACTCTTGAACGTAAGTTTGTCAATCTTAAGTTTATTGATTGCACTAGTATTGATGATTACTGCGATAAGCTTAAATCCCTGTCCGATCGATTACTTGATCTTGACTTTCCCATGGATGATAAACGACCTGTGATTCAACTTGTCAACGGTcttccggaggaatacaacacGGTAGCCTCTTTTATCCAACAATCAATGCCGACGTTTGATGCCGCTCGATCCCAGCTGCGTACCGAAGAGATTTGACGCTCCCAACAACAATCTCAGTCTGCACCTACTGCTCTTGCCGCTGCAGCTCCACCCACAGACCGCAACAACCAGCGCTCACAGCGTGGTGGTCATGCCAGACGCGGTGTCCATCGCTCATATGCTCCATCCACCGAACTGCCCCTGCTGCCAACACCTCCGCACCCCTACCAGCTCTACGGTGCACCTCATCCTACGTACAACATCCACTGTCCACCACAATGGGCAGTGCCACCTTGTCCGTACCCTACAGCACCTCCGACAACACCTTGGCAGCCACCTTCCAGCCGCGGTTCCTTCCAAGGCCGTGGCCGTACTGGTCAGTCACGCGGTCGAACCTCTGGCGTTGGATGTGAACAGGCATATCTAACTCCATCCACGGAATATCTTCAACCCAGTGACATTGCCGAAGCGTCCAGCTCCATGAGTTTATACTCACCTGACGACGCTTTCTATATGGATACCGGTGCTACATCGCATCTCACTGCGGATTCAGGTACTTTGAATACTGTTTTTAATACTAGTAATATTCATtccatcttagttggcaatggtCACAGTATTCCAGTCACTGCCTCTGGTACCAAGTTCATAGATATTCCGTCCCGCACCCTAAAGCTCAAAGATACTCTTGTTGCTCCCGACATAAtcaaaaacttggtttctgttcgtaaattcaccactgataatcatgtgtctgttgaatttgatccgtctggtttttctgtgaaggatttgaatTCGAGGAAGATTCTCCTTCGATGTAACAGTTCCGGGGAGCTTTACCCTATTACTGCTTCTGTCGTATCACCTTCAACATCGTCTCTGTCTCGTCATATATCCCTTGCCGTGTGCTCTCATGACATCTGTCACAGCCGTCTTGGCCACCCAGGGAAAGCTATCTTAGATAATATACGTGCAAAATCTTCAATTCAATGTAATAAAAATCAGTCTACCAAACTTTGTCGTTCTTGTCAAGTCAGTAAACATGTTCGTCTGccattttttgaatcaaattctgTTACTTTTGATCCTTTTGATATCATTCATAGCGACTTATGGACCTCACCATTACATGTTGAGACTGGTTTTAATTACTATCTTATATTGTTAGATGACTTCACAAATTATCTATGGATCTATCCTCTCAAATTAAAATTCCAAGTTTATACCAAGTTCTTGGAATTTCGTTCTTTCGTTAAAACTCAGTTTGAACGTGAAATCAAATATTTTCAGTGTGACATGGGTCGTGAATTCGACAACTCATCGTTTCATGATTTTTCTCACAAAAATGGGTTAGTTTTCCGTTTCTCATGCCCTCATACCTCCTCCCAAAACGGCAAAGTTGAGCGAATGATTCGTCGTGTCAATGACATCACTCGCACGCTTATGTCTCATGCTTCTGTCCCTCCCAAATATTGGGCCGACTCCCTACATATGGACGTCTACCTCCACAACATTCTTCCTTCCAAAATCCTAAATTTCTCTTCTCCGGTGTCCATTCTATATCAACGTCAACCAACGTACTCTCATATTCGTACTTTTGGTTGCCTTTGCTATCCCAATCTTTCCGCTACCACTACTCATAAGCTTTCTCCTCGTTCCACTaagtgtgtttttcttggttttccaACTCATCACCGTGGCTATCGATGTCTCGATTTATCCACTAACAAAATCATCTTGTCTCGTCATGTGACGTTTGATGAAAACGTGTTTCCATTCAAGAACAATGTTTCTACTCCATAAAACTGTCAAGACTTTCCCTCCACACCATCTTCCACTCTCCTTCCCATTCGTTTCCGTTACCCAACATCTCCTCATCCTCCTGTCCAGCCACCTTCCGCCACTACGTCAGTTTCTTCTTCCACTACACAGCAGCGCCCAGACGTTGCTCCACCATCTTCCGCCACTGCACATACACAACAGCCCCACCGTCGCCCAAACGTTGTTTTGATACTTTCAGTCCGGTTGTTAAGCCTGCCACCATTCGTACCGTTCTCAGCATTGCCACATCAAGATCTTGGCCGATTCACCAATTGGACGTCAAGAATGCTTTTCTACATGGGGACTTGTCTGAGACAGTTTATATGCATCAACCTCCGGGATTTGTTGACCCTGCTCGACCTGATCATGTTTGTCGTCTTCGCCGAtctctttatggtctcaaacaggcgcCTCGGGCGTGGTTCCAGAGGTTTGCGACTTTCATCACAGTTTGTGGTTTTCGGGGTAGTGTTTGTGATCCATCTCTCTTTATTTACCGGTCTGGCCGGGAAACTGCGTACTTAttactatatgttgatgatatcatactcactgcctctactgatgctctccTAGCCCGCTTTATCGACATGATGAAACTGGAATTTTCTATGACTGACCTTGGCCcgttacatcattttttgggtattacTGCTTCTCGTTCTTCCTCAGGGttgtttttatctcagtcactctacacAAAGGACATCATTGCTCGTGCATCCATGACGAACTGCAATCCAGTAGCAACTCCGGTCGACACACACTCTAAGCTCAGTGCTACTTCTGGACCAGCACTTTCGGATCCTACTCTATACCGTAGTCTGGACGGAGCGTTACAATACCTCACTTTCACTCGACCGGATATATCTTATGCTGTTCAGCAGGTATTTTTATTGATGCATGACCCTCGGGACCCACACATGCAAGCCATTAAGCGCATTATTCGATACCTTCAGGGCACTATTGATCATGGTTTGTCTCTATCGGTTTCGAATATTTCTGGCCTCACCgcctattctgatgctgattggccGGGTTGTCCTGACTCACGCCGATCAACATCTGGTTACTGCATTTTTCTTGGAGACAATCTTGTCTCTTGGTCTTCCAAACGTCAAGCAACGGTGTCCCGCTCCagcgctgaagcagaatacaggggTGTTGCTAATGCTGTGGATGAAACGACCTGGCTACGGAATTTACTTCTTGAGTTACATATGCCATTACAGCGGGATACTCTGGTGTATTGTGACAATGTGAGTGCTGTCTACATGTCTGGTGATCCGGTTCAGCATCAACGCacaaaacatgtggagattgacattcattttgttcgtgaaagGGTTCGTATTGGTGATATTCGTGTCTTGCACATCCCTTCCGAACATCAATATGCTGATATCTTCACTAAGGGTCTTCCGAGATAATTGTTTATTAattttcgttctagtcttagcgtttgttcctctcccgcttagactaagggggtgtaatagaagaTACTCTACCTTATTTACGGTCACAGGATATTCTCCTTAATTGACCAACATCTTAATAATATATATGGCCATTATCTCTCCAAAAAGGATAAAGCATTATACCAAAAACTCCACTAGTGTAGTTTAGTTATGGTGGAGCAATTAGGTTTGTCACGTGTTTAGCCAAGACAAGAAAATCATTAAGATTAATGTATTATTTTTATAGATAAATTATTAATGTATTAATTTAAATTATATACATAACAATTTACGGAATAACAGTTTATCCAAAAACCCACACATGAGTCTGAGCTACCACTTTACTGTTCAAATAGTAAATAATGTAATGATGATGTCACTagcaccacctttgagcaatgttTTGCCTACTGGTGGTCTACAGCTGAAAAGTTTAGTAGGTAGTCAAAACCTCTACCGAGTCTGCCCATATACGGATCATAGAAGTCATTAGCATCAAACCTGGAAGAACAAAAAACAAAGGCTGGTAAATTAACCGAAGTAAATTTGAACACCGACAACGATACAAAAACTGAAGAAATAAAGAGTTAACGTTGAAACTATTACACGTTGTgatgggttatctaagatcctgctgtttataattttttgggcctctccactcattgccaattggttttgagttgggtgACTATAttctaatatggtatcagagaAGATTATTTGTTTGAGTCATGTGATCGCACCTTTACTCCgcatcacccgatttattgttgtccacgtgttagacccacgtgttagacccaacgaggctacacgtgagggggcgtgttgaaattattagtcccacattgtgctgggttatctaagatcctgcgttTTATTCTTTTAGTTAAAACTAAAAAAACTTAAATGTTATTAGAGATGTTGTTTATGTTACTTACAGGACACAGAGTGGGAGATGAGCAAGAACATCTACCGGACCTGTGAAGTCATTTCTATGAAGAAATCTGAAATATAACGACTCTCATGAGATTGCaaagtaagaaaacaaaagatagtgAATAACGATAATAAGACGGTTTGGTATGAAGCTTACAGTTCATTCAGATTTGCCAAGTTTTCAAATGAGATTGGGAGGTCTCAAGTGACTTGATTAGACGACAAATCCCTGAAATTGGTAGCATAGTCTGGTGTATTAGATTGATTTGAATTCAAATATAACGAATGGTATGGTATGCATGCATGCATGCACCAAAACGAGAAGAGACCATACAATTGCTTAAGATTTGGAAAACCAGTGAACACATTGCCTAGCCGTTCCCGACAAGGAATTGTGACCTAGATTCCTGCACACAAATAAGAGAATATTAAAGACAATAAATAGATTTTGAGAAAAATTAAAGTTTCACAATTCACAGTACTAGGAATAAATTCATCCGGTAAAGAAACTCACAGGTAATCCAGAAACACAACCATCGATCAGTCAAGAAACACTACAaagaaagaaaagcaaaaaaaaaaaatagagaaaaaaatgaaGTCTTACATATGTGTTGCATTTGGAGGTAAAGATGAAGGGATTTCTCCCACAATGTGACTGTTACTGACATCCCTGTTGCCACCAAAATATAACAAGTGTAAGCTTCCACCCGAGATTTAAATATAGGGGTCTCATATTTTGAAGTCATTAAATACCATTTCCAACATATCAAAGAAAAAAACATGCAGTTAGAAACAGATTTAGGAACAGAACTTACAGTTGCTTCAAGTTTAATAGGTCTCCTAGATTGCCTCCGAGGCTTCCATGCAGCTCTAGCCCATTAAGTTGACTGCATAAACAACAATGATGGCCAAagtttaagaaaaaaatataGGAGAACCGAAAAATTAGTAGTACTGGAGGGTGTTTTGATACCTGCATAAGTCATCTCAGATGTcgcaaggaaaaaagaaaaaagaaaaaagaaatcgcTTCACAAAGAGTTAACTAGTTTACTTCTACGGATTATTTTCAAAATCACAATCAACTTtctaactttttttatttttataagtcAGAAAATTATTTCTAAAGGTCCATCCGAACACCATACACATTATTAACTAAGTGCAATATGTTGCATAGAATTCAGGTTTAACACTTGTCATTGCATATAGAATTACAAATTCAGAGATAAATTTACATGGATATAACGGATGATCCCGAACACGAGATTCCTTTCCATGACTCTTCACAGGGATCAGCTCCACTCATCAAGTTCCATCCGACCAGCTGTTGTGGTTGATCAAGTGACTTGTACAGATCTTGAAGAACTGAGACTGGAATATCAATCAGG
The nucleotide sequence above comes from Papaver somniferum cultivar HN1 chromosome 8, ASM357369v1, whole genome shotgun sequence. Encoded proteins:
- the LOC113304152 gene encoding F-box/kelch-repeat protein At3g06240-like, whose protein sequence is MIYSVDDAAINSSAASVLSPKVVYSEAFRRVFPFAHNKQLRNSYMEIIGSCNGFVCLSICYSRFWGENENTICVWNPSTGEYKAIPPARLLNHKTDQIGFCYDSNIHDYKVVKVRDRKIHGFDSVDVYALKSNSWTSVHQQNSYLFPIEERGSGFLFNGALHRKGFRITLNRVIVYFDINNKKLADFPFPKLDFPLKKIEREQSGALYDNLDTSVGILGGLLCLAIDVGKSRTDIWVMQDYGVNDSSTKLFSTLIYCSFMRPSLHLDNGEILMDTKVGLVMFDKKYERWRDLKVNTESVHALLLWDSSDAE